AGCTAGACTGAGCATTTTAAGACACGGCTAGCTACTAACGTTacgtgctagctagctagtgctaACGTTAGATATTAGCTAGGATAGAACGCAGTAAAAACTGATAGCTAACTATCTATCTAGTTAGcaaaacaaacaaatattttctTAATATCTGTTACAGATAGCAAAAACATAGCTCGTTAACAAATCAGCTCATTGCATATAATCTTACTAATAAGGGTACGTACAATTAAATTAAATGATTTCTTTACAGAGAAGATCATACTGGTCAGCTCACACTCACCATCAACGACCAATCTATGACTGAACCGTTAGCCGTTACAGTTTAGCTGGACATTGACAGAGATTCTCTTGCTACATTGTATCTAGCTAGGATGATACATGTTgttgtagctactagctagtcaTTTAAATGTGATCCAACAGCGCAGTCAAAGGGAAATGAGAAGAAAATGTAAAAAGAGGCTGCCATTTTCCTTCTAAAACAGACCTCACCAAACGATCACCGAGGTCTCCGTACCATTTTACTTGGCCAAAAGTAGGAAAAACTGGCAGAGAAAGGCAAATATAATTTCTAATCAACTCAATtgactgtacttaagtacatacatttaatttataattGGATATGTAATAATGAAATAGAAAAAACCTTGGACGTCTGGAATTGCCCCTTCTCGCGACTGGCCATTTGTGATTGACGTGCAAAGGGAAGAGGTGAAATAATCACAGTTATCCTTTATCGATTAGTTctaatgaaacacaaccaaatcacAGATTAGAGGGTATAGGTAGTTGTATCTTTGACGAAATTCTAATTTAGCCATTTATTTAGGACACTATTGTTTGGTCAGCATTTCGAACATATTATTTGAAGGGTCCCACTAtttggcaagtgtcttcaatcAACATCCatcacaaatttacattttagtcatttagcagacgctcttatccagagcgacttacagttagtgagcgcatatttttttttctccatactggccccccgtgggaatcgaacccacaaccctggagttgcaagcgccatgctctaccaactgagcctacaataatttgtaaaaataagAAACGCAATATGTATACTTTGTTAAAGACCAagtttatttgtcaaatgcttaAATAGCAGGGACATAAGAACACCCTCAGCTATAGAAAACATCAAAAATGTGTCAAATGATCAGCAGTACAAATCTGTAAAGCCTTTGTTCTCATTTAGTCATTTATACAAATTAACAAACATGGGGAGAGATGTAATAACTAAAAACGGACAAATAAAATCAAACTTTTCCCCTGCAAGCAATGGACTCACGCCTCAGATGGAGCCACTGACAAGACTTTGCCAAATCAAAGTATTTCCACACAATACAAAAAAAGCAATATTTACAAATACCATACAGCAGTATGTTGTATCCCCATTGGCAACGCCTTTCCGCAAATCCAGTATCCCACCCTGCATAACATTTCCTTCACCAAATCATATATAGCCCACCATGCTGGTATTATTCAGTCAACAATTATGAGATGTAGAAATGGACAAACTCAGTCCCATTTAAAACTGGGGCCATTATTAACCGATTGTACTGTCCTGGAAACAAGTTAAACTTATGACATAACCTGTCCCGTGGGTCGTCTAACACATATGTCCTTGTGCTGGTAAGCAACAGGACCACATTGAGCAGACATGACTCGGCTTCAATCATTTTGAGAAAAGGGCCTAAAAAACATCTACATTCAAGGTGTTTGTGTGGTAATGGGATGAGAAGTGCCTCCTACACCCACGCAGGCACATACATCCTTCACAGGTTGCAGTCCGGTGCAAACTAGTTCACTGCCCCTCAAGGATTTAAAAGCATGCGACTGGTGTAAGAAACATTTTGGGAACTCCGTCTAGCCCATTCTCACACCAAGCAAATGTTTTTTCATCCTTGGGGAGTGGAGAAGTACACACATGGAGGAGGGTAGATAATCGAACAGCAGCCACAGTCAAACACAGGATGCAGACAACACACACCAATGCAGTCGCTTTCACACAAACGTAGGGGCTGAACAGATGACTGTTGAACACAGGAAGTATGGGACAGGCTTTCATTAAGTGCAAAGCTTTTTGGGGATAATCAGACTAAAAGAATATCGGGGTAGGGGTCAATTTAATTTGAATTAAAGAACAAAATGGATCCATTTCAATCCATCCCTGATTTCAAATGGAACTGACCACAGCCCTCGACATTATTAAAACAAATTCATTAAATCACCTATACATCAAATAGAAGTGTAAAACAGTGGTTCAAGGAAGAAATCAACACCAATATTAAATTGTACAACATAGTCTGTTTAAAACTTACTTGGAATTGCATCTCATATTTCCAGTCTGGGCAAAAATAACAACTAAGTGTGGCGATTAACGATAAATTCCTTTGATACCACTAAGAAACATTCATTATTTATACTGTTCCAACAGGCCAGTGGATGAACAAATCTAAACTGGAAAATCAACATGAGAACCAACATGAGTCAAAAAGAATTGTCTTGGACTTGCTCCACAAAGACCCCTGAAATTGTCCCCAAAAAAGGTTGGATGCATTTCTAtgtagaataaataaataaactgtcaGTCACCTTTGAACTTGAACACCTGTCAAAGGCAGGTAAAAGGCATTTTTCTAAATGCATCCAAATCTAACTGAAACTGTGGATGAATACATCTCCTCTAAATTTCCAGCAACAAAAAGAGACATTCATAATGGCTTAATTTTTCCTGAAGATACCACCTCGTTAAGAACCTAATAATAAAAACATACAAATTGAGAGTAGAAAGAAAGTTGAGAGGCGCTGAAGAACCAAAGACTAAAGAAAACATTTCTCAAGAGTGCAATTATATGGTCCCCTGCACCCCCCACCCCAAAATAATCCCCCAGACAAATAGATAGGTTCTTTGGCTCTAGGAGGCCTGTTCACAACTCCCCACTACCCGACCTTCCTTCTTTGTAACCGTGGCCTCTAGTATCTGACACAGACTTACACTGACAAAGCAGGATGGGGCCAAAATCAACAGTCACCCAAAAAAAGCTCTTTAGAAACCTATTAGCCACAGAATGTAGAAAGGAAGCCAAATGTCCCAACGCGCTTTAGATTGGACCCACCTGAACCCAGCGTTGTGTGGGCTGGGCAGGGGAGCAGGTCAAGGCGGGGTTGAAGGAATAACAGATGAAGGGCATGATGTGGTGGTGGTAGGGTCTTCACCCTCCTTGTACAGAACACCAATGAACACAGGAAAGAGAAAGCGTGTGATAAATAGACATGGTGGTGCAGGGGCTCCCTCTGGTGGTGGGTGGTGAGGAGAGCAGGGTCAGCACAGTGTCAGCGCTCCCTGGACTCTTGGCTCAGCTCAGTCGCTCTTGGGTCACAACGGACCAGTGCTTCAGTCTGAATCAGAGTCCGACGTCGCCACTGAGCTCGAATCACTGCTGCTACTCCCCTCTGACTTGTTCTCCTTATCCTCCGCCTCCTCATCGTCATCATCGTCTTCCTCATTCTGCAAGAGGTGTCGCACAACAACAAGGAAGTTAGCCTCATGTCATGTCAGTCAAGGGCTCCATTATAATTTGCAACAGCAATGATGAATTTCACACAAGtctgaaaactaacattgtcgtCATCATCGTCTTCCTCCTCACTGTCCTCTGCACTGGATGAATCGTTATCTGATGAGGCagcctccttctcttcctcctcctcatcatcctcatcctctgtGTCCTGGGGGAAGATTGATTGTCAGAGATTAATGATGTTTGACTTAGTAGAGGAGAGTGGTAAAAGTAGAGTGGTAATGATAAACAAAACTGAACAGAGCTGTGACTTACCGACTTCTTGGTTACCTTGGCCTTAACTTTGGCTGCAGTGCCTCCTGGTTTTGCTGGGGTTTTCCTTTTCTGAGGAAGACAATAGGAGATTAAGATTAACACTCAGTTTGTTTACATGTTAATTTGCCAGCAACTACAGGGAATTTGTGATAACTCTCACTCTAAGGCataatctgctaaatggcatattattattattattattattatttatagaaTAGCATGGACAACTTACTTGTGAGTTGTACTCCTTGTACGTGTTTCTTTCTTGTGAGGACAAGCTCTGTGAAAGAAGGGACATTTTAGTTAGTCAGGTCATTACAGGCACACAACTGCTAGGATGTTCAATGCACTAAGTGTCTGCTACAAATCAAAGATGGCGTACCGCTAGCCACCGCTCCAGCTCTACTTTGTACAGCTTCTGTTTCTCCTCAGCGATCTTCTTGTAGCGGTCCTTCTCCTTCTGCGGCTGCCTCTGCCAGCGGCCCCCGATCTCCCCCATGCGCTCCTTCATAGGGAGGTGGTTCAGCTCCCCGTTGGACAGCATCTCCTGAGAGAACTTCTGGTAGCCATTCCTGAAAGGTACATTGGTGAACACATTGAagtaagtttctcaaaaacaaaaatacagacaGAAACACTCCATCAGAAATACACTCACGATGGGGGTTTCTTGGGTTCACCGTCAAATTTCATCTTCTTCCCTGAGGCAATGATGGTGGCAGGAGAGCGCATCTCACTCAGTTCCCTCTGTcaggaaaaaaaaagagtgcCAGTAAGTCTCAATGGGCACTTAAATCTCTGGGACTCACCTCTGCCTTTTAGACACATGGGTTTCCACTTACCTCATATCGTTTCTGGTCCTCAGCTGCCTTCTTGATCCACAtgatcttctccttcttctccatgGTGTTCCAAGTGGCTTCCATGGCTTTCTGGGCTTTTGGCCGGTCGTTCTGTAAAGCACAGGAGGAATGAGGCAGATTGTCAGgacaaggggaggaggaggagttgacATGCTTTAAAGGCAGTCCTGATCCAAGCCCTTGTGAAGGCTGTAGTTGGGTCACCAACCTTGAACCTGGCCAGGTAGTCTCCTATGACGCTCTGCTGCCAGATGTCCTGTGCAGTCTTGGGGGTGTCTGGCAGTCGGCTGCGCTCCTCTTGTCCCTTCTTCACAGACTCTGCCTTCAGGACCGTCTCAAGACGCTTGTACTTCTCCTACAGGGGGAAGACAACGTCAGTTATTTAGCCAACGATCACAGGTAGAGGCTGAAACCAGAAATCCCCTTTCATCGACACAAGCCGATGCCATATAATTGATGCGGTCATGCATTGTACTGCATTTTATTCAATACTTTAGATATTTATATACTGCATCCTACTGCTCAGAACCCTCTCTCAGCTGCACTATGGTAGTGTGTATTAAACTGAGGTGTGTACCTTCTTCTTATCTGAGAGCTCGTTCCACATGCGTGCCAGCAGCCTGGTGAGCTCACTGTCAGACAGGTCTGGTCGCTCCTGCTGCAGCTTGGGCCGTTTCTCTTCAGAGAAGATGAACATGGCCGAGATGGGCCTTTTGGGCTTCTCTGGACTAGGCTGCAATTTAAGAGATGGGAGCTTTTTTCAattcaatacaactttattgATCCCCTCTGAAATAATGAATACTATGGTCAATATCTATTTTGTCTGAGATTGATCAAATTACAGTCATCTCCATTTCATACTTATTTATGATTGTTATTGTGAAATGTGTGGAGCTGATGATGTGAGTGATACTGATGCATTGTGGGGATTACCTTTGCTCTGCTTTTCTTTTTGCTTCCCCCGCTGCCCTTCTTGAAGCCAATCATCTTCTGCTCCCCCAGCACACGCTGCTGCTCCTCCTCTGATATACTCTGCAGACAGACACTGAGTAAATAACATACATACTGCCTCGGCTCTCATTCACTAGATATATATAAATAGACACACATACATGTAGAAAAACAAACTTACACAAAGAAACCGGTTCATCTCGACTTCGTATTCTTTCTTTCTCTGAAAAACAGAATTTTGAAAACTTGAGCGCTTAAGACTTCTGACAGTAGGTCCAAAAAGTCAATGTTGGAGTGAACAGTCCACCTGCTAGTGAAGTACAGACCTGCTCGCAGCGTTTCTGGTAGGCGTCCTTCTCGTTCTGTTTCAGCAGCTTCCACTGCTGGCTGCACATGACCATGCGCTCTGTACTGGGCacgtccttcatactggacatcAACTCAGCACAGAACATGG
The Coregonus clupeaformis isolate EN_2021a unplaced genomic scaffold, ASM2061545v1 scaf0504, whole genome shotgun sequence DNA segment above includes these coding regions:
- the LOC123481018 gene encoding nucleolar transcription factor 1-like isoform X2, with product MNGEMDSSTKDQVWTQDDLLNLLEAMKVNLPQKDLAKYKTSESHLDWEKVAFNSFTGDMCKQKWNEVSKVIRKFRTLTELIFDAEDFIKNPYKGKKLKKHPDFPKKPLTPYFRFFIEKRAKYAKLHPEMSNLDLTKILSMKYRGLPDKKKKKYLEDFQKDKETFGHSMSKFREDHPDLVESMAKKGSNVPEKPRTPQQLWYSHEKKAFLKTHADATTKDIKDSLGNQWTQLSDKKRLKWIAKSLEMHKAYEEVMKGFIETHPELNMSNEDIVKSTLTKAERHLKDKSDGRPDKPPPNGYSMFCAELMSSMKDVPSTERMVMCSQQWKLLKQNEKDAYQKRCEQRKKEYEVEMNRFLCSISEEEQQRVLGEQKMIGFKKGSGGSKKKSRAKPSPEKPKRPISAMFIFSEEKRPKLQQERPDLSDSELTRLLARMWNELSDKKKEKYKRLETVLKAESVKKGQEERSRLPDTPKTAQDIWQQSVIGDYLARFKNDRPKAQKAMEATWNTMEKKEKIMWIKKAAEDQKRYERELSEMRSPATIIASGKKMKFDGEPKKPPSNGYQKFSQEMLSNGELNHLPMKERMGEIGGRWQRQPQKEKDRYKKIAEEKQKLYKVELERWLASLSSQERNTYKEYNSQKRKTPAKPGGTAAKVKAKVTKKSDTEDEDDEEEEEKEAASSDNDSSSAEDSEEEDDDDDNNEEDDDDDEEAEDKENKSEGSSSSDSSSVATSDSDSD
- the LOC123481018 gene encoding nucleolar transcription factor 1-like isoform X1; this encodes MNGEMDSSTKDQGEIIVNQREIIVVNQVWTQDDLLNLLEAMKVNLPQKDLAKYKTSESHLDWEKVAFNSFTGDMCKQKWNEVSKVIRKFRTLTELIFDAEDFIKNPYKGKKLKKHPDFPKKPLTPYFRFFIEKRAKYAKLHPEMSNLDLTKILSMKYRGLPDKKKKKYLEDFQKDKETFGHSMSKFREDHPDLVESMAKKGSNVPEKPRTPQQLWYSHEKKAFLKTHADATTKDIKDSLGNQWTQLSDKKRLKWIAKSLEMHKAYEEVMKGFIETHPELNMSNEDIVKSTLTKAERHLKDKSDGRPDKPPPNGYSMFCAELMSSMKDVPSTERMVMCSQQWKLLKQNEKDAYQKRCEQRKKEYEVEMNRFLCSISEEEQQRVLGEQKMIGFKKGSGGSKKKSRAKPSPEKPKRPISAMFIFSEEKRPKLQQERPDLSDSELTRLLARMWNELSDKKKEKYKRLETVLKAESVKKGQEERSRLPDTPKTAQDIWQQSVIGDYLARFKNDRPKAQKAMEATWNTMEKKEKIMWIKKAAEDQKRYERELSEMRSPATIIASGKKMKFDGEPKKPPSNGYQKFSQEMLSNGELNHLPMKERMGEIGGRWQRQPQKEKDRYKKIAEEKQKLYKVELERWLASLSSQERNTYKEYNSQKRKTPAKPGGTAAKVKAKVTKKSDTEDEDDEEEEEKEAASSDNDSSSAEDSEEEDDDDDNNEEDDDDDEEAEDKENKSEGSSSSDSSSVATSDSDSD